A stretch of the Candidatus Saccharimonadales bacterium genome encodes the following:
- a CDS encoding M1 family metallopeptidase, producing the protein MSASVTRLFTQFQPEHYDLALELDRANMSFRGQITITGRKTGRPSKRLTFHAKDLKITSASVSVTDKKGLRDVAIERINLQKSFHEVRLHASEMLYPGKYTVQLDFEAPITPGMTGLYPCYYKLENQEFALLATQFESHHAREVFPCIDEPEAKATFDLTLVTEPGVTALGNTPVKSQVTTDPAAQTASEAENNTEAKMTTTFETTPRMSSYLLAFVVGDMQSKSAKTTSGVEVSVWSTRAQPIDSLDFGLDAAVRSIEFFEDYFGVAYPLPKAEHVALPDFSSGAMENWGLITYRERVLLAYPGESSQSIKETIALVVAHETSHQWFGNLVTMKWWNDLWLNESFANMMEYQAVDAMFPEWHVWDTFVAAEGLSALRRDATPGVQAVRVEVNHPDEISTLFDPSIVYAKGGRLLYMLKSYIGDDNFRKGLSQYFTKFAYKNTEGSDLWKELSDVSGVDVAAFMNPWLERPGFPVVTVSQNGKTASIGQRHFSDNPDKADKARIWPVPLFAGDGTTLQLLDSPSIEVELTSDDPLHIDKDARGHYIVNYSQFAHRGALASRVAAGTLSNAERLMLLNDNSMLSRAGYRPFGDVLSLLAAYGNESNESVWDIMSLIVGESRRFVDGSGHAEELEKQIKSFIRGLIAEQFDRLGWDEQSGESAADQKLRALIIGLGSYADEPAIIEQAKQRFTAYQSDPSSLSSEIRAIVFGVPIKLGDDTAFEFLLQLHDSTSNSDLKADISGALTATRSADKAKLLLERIKDPKIIKPQDADRWLVYLMRNRYVRDVGWNFMVDEWSWIEETYKNDKSYDYMPRYAAAACNSHEWAAKYKDFFEPKLDQVVLKRNILIGIEEINNRVNWLERDLASVEAFFGQ; encoded by the coding sequence ATGAGCGCATCGGTCACGAGGTTATTTACACAGTTTCAGCCAGAACATTATGACCTGGCACTCGAGCTAGATAGAGCCAATATGAGTTTTCGGGGCCAGATTACCATCACGGGCCGAAAAACTGGCCGGCCGAGTAAGCGGCTGACCTTTCACGCCAAAGACCTCAAAATTACTTCGGCAAGCGTATCGGTAACTGATAAAAAAGGGTTGCGTGATGTAGCTATTGAGCGCATCAATCTGCAGAAATCGTTTCATGAAGTCCGGCTGCACGCATCCGAAATGCTATATCCTGGCAAGTACACCGTGCAGCTAGATTTTGAAGCGCCAATAACACCTGGTATGACCGGTCTGTATCCTTGTTACTATAAGCTTGAGAACCAGGAATTTGCTTTGCTGGCGACGCAGTTTGAGAGTCATCATGCCCGCGAAGTTTTCCCCTGTATTGATGAGCCAGAAGCCAAAGCAACGTTTGATTTGACACTGGTGACAGAACCCGGCGTGACGGCACTGGGCAATACACCCGTCAAGAGCCAGGTTACGACCGACCCAGCCGCGCAAACCGCATCCGAGGCAGAAAACAATACCGAAGCCAAAATGACGACGACCTTTGAAACGACGCCGCGTATGAGTAGCTACTTACTGGCATTCGTTGTTGGCGATATGCAGTCGAAATCTGCCAAGACTACAAGCGGCGTAGAAGTGAGTGTTTGGTCTACCCGGGCGCAGCCGATTGATTCGCTGGACTTCGGACTGGATGCAGCGGTTCGCAGTATAGAATTCTTCGAAGATTACTTTGGCGTAGCCTATCCACTGCCGAAGGCGGAGCATGTTGCTCTGCCCGATTTCAGCAGCGGTGCGATGGAAAACTGGGGGCTCATCACCTACCGTGAGCGCGTCCTGCTGGCATACCCCGGTGAATCGTCCCAATCAATCAAAGAAACAATTGCCCTGGTGGTTGCCCACGAGACATCGCACCAATGGTTCGGGAACCTCGTTACAATGAAATGGTGGAATGACCTCTGGCTCAATGAATCATTTGCCAACATGATGGAGTATCAGGCAGTTGATGCTATGTTCCCTGAGTGGCATGTCTGGGACACCTTCGTAGCGGCCGAAGGCCTGTCGGCGCTCCGCCGCGATGCTACGCCTGGCGTGCAGGCTGTTCGCGTCGAGGTTAACCATCCTGACGAAATCAGCACACTGTTTGATCCATCCATCGTCTACGCCAAGGGCGGCCGACTGCTGTACATGCTAAAAAGTTATATCGGTGATGATAATTTCAGAAAAGGCCTGAGTCAGTACTTCACAAAATTTGCCTACAAAAACACTGAGGGCAGCGATCTGTGGAAAGAACTAAGCGATGTCAGTGGTGTCGATGTGGCGGCATTTATGAATCCGTGGCTCGAGCGCCCCGGCTTCCCCGTTGTAACTGTGTCGCAAAACGGCAAAACGGCATCGATCGGTCAGCGGCATTTTTCCGACAATCCGGACAAAGCCGATAAGGCCCGTATATGGCCCGTACCGCTGTTTGCAGGTGACGGCACAACACTACAATTGTTAGACTCGCCTTCGATTGAGGTTGAGTTAACAAGTGACGATCCTCTACACATCGACAAAGATGCGCGCGGCCATTACATCGTCAACTATAGTCAATTTGCACACCGAGGCGCCCTGGCATCCCGCGTAGCGGCAGGAACATTGTCAAACGCTGAACGGCTGATGCTACTCAATGACAATTCCATGTTGTCCCGCGCCGGCTACCGGCCGTTTGGCGATGTACTGAGCCTGCTGGCGGCGTATGGAAATGAAAGCAATGAATCCGTCTGGGACATTATGTCGCTTATTGTTGGTGAATCGCGGCGCTTCGTTGATGGCAGCGGCCACGCAGAGGAACTCGAAAAGCAGATAAAGTCATTTATCCGAGGGCTTATCGCCGAGCAATTCGACCGGCTGGGGTGGGACGAACAATCCGGCGAGTCAGCTGCCGACCAAAAACTACGCGCGCTTATTATTGGACTTGGGTCGTATGCTGACGAGCCAGCAATCATCGAACAAGCCAAACAGCGCTTTACTGCCTACCAATCCGATCCGTCAAGCTTGTCGAGTGAGATACGCGCAATTGTCTTCGGGGTACCGATCAAACTGGGCGACGACACAGCCTTTGAATTTTTACTGCAACTGCACGATAGTACCAGTAACAGCGACCTCAAAGCCGACATATCCGGCGCACTGACTGCCACTCGCTCTGCAGACAAAGCAAAGCTTTTGCTGGAACGCATCAAAGATCCGAAAATCATTAAGCCCCAAGACGCTGACCGCTGGCTGGTATACCTAATGCGCAACCGCTATGTACGAGACGTCGGCTGGAATTTTATGGTCGACGAATGGTCGTGGATTGAAGAAACATACAAAAATGATAAATCATACGATTACATGCCCCGCTATGCTGCGGCTGCCTGCAATAGCCATGAATGGGCGGCAAAGTATAAAGACTTCTTTGAGCCAAAGCTCGACCAAGTCGTACTAAAACGCAACATCCTTATTGGAATTGAAGAAATTAACAACAGAGTCAATTGGCTGGAGCGCGACCTGGCATCTGTAGAAGCGTTTTTTGGTCAGTAG
- a CDS encoding YraN family protein, giving the protein MPRFEVASIMTSVETGGRAEQAAAAFLADEGYDVLEMNYRRPHCEIDIVARFDNTIYFVEVKYRATDKNGAGLDYIDARKLQHMQRAAETWVRERRWNDEYVLAAIEVSGQEFTVDTFIDVMD; this is encoded by the coding sequence TTGCCACGATTCGAAGTTGCCAGCATAATGACGAGCGTTGAGACAGGCGGCCGGGCAGAGCAAGCCGCTGCCGCATTCCTTGCGGACGAAGGCTACGACGTTCTGGAAATGAATTACCGGCGGCCGCACTGCGAGATTGATATCGTGGCACGGTTTGATAACACAATCTATTTTGTCGAGGTGAAATACCGGGCAACTGATAAAAATGGTGCAGGCCTAGACTATATTGATGCCAGGAAGCTGCAACATATGCAGCGGGCTGCAGAAACATGGGTACGTGAACGACGCTGGAACGACGAATACGTCTTAGCGGCAATCGAAGTCAGTGGCCAAGAGTTTACGGTCGATACCTTTATTGATGTAATGGACTAG
- a CDS encoding ribonuclease HII has translation MVIIGIDEVGRGCWAGPLVAAAVVLDPEIPIAGLQDSKTLSKNQRELLAKLIHANAASVGIGWVWPEAIDISGITAAVKSAMEQAIAQIKYPYEAIIIDGNYNFLPQYAHVTTLVKADGLIPEVSAASIVAKVARDDYMATQAVDYPLYGFERHVGYGTAQHIAALQTHGVTVLHRKSFKPIQALLNH, from the coding sequence ATGGTAATTATCGGCATCGACGAAGTTGGCAGGGGATGTTGGGCCGGTCCGCTGGTAGCGGCTGCGGTCGTACTGGACCCAGAAATACCAATCGCTGGCTTACAAGACTCCAAAACACTCAGCAAAAACCAGCGTGAACTGCTCGCGAAGCTGATCCATGCTAATGCAGCATCAGTTGGCATCGGCTGGGTGTGGCCGGAAGCTATTGACATAAGTGGTATTACAGCAGCTGTCAAATCAGCAATGGAACAGGCAATTGCACAGATCAAATACCCGTACGAAGCTATTATTATCGACGGTAATTATAATTTTTTGCCACAGTACGCACACGTTACGACCTTAGTCAAAGCCGACGGGCTTATACCAGAAGTCAGTGCTGCCAGTATTGTAGCCAAGGTTGCGCGTGATGATTATATGGCTACTCAGGCTGTCGACTACCCACTGTATGGGTTTGAACGACACGTCGGGTATGGCACGGCACAACACATCGCTGCACTTCAGACGCACGGCGTGACGGTGCTGCATCGAAAATCCTTCAAGCCGATACAAGCCCTCCTTAATCATTAA
- a CDS encoding DUF1653 domain-containing protein, translating into MHKLQAGVYKHYKGGLYLVLSVAQHSETKEKLVAYIQLSGAAGAKVWVRPYKMFFEEVIADGIMKPRFMYIGETVEPVFAKFYDPLGGYSGADRDDSH; encoded by the coding sequence ATGCATAAGTTACAAGCCGGCGTCTATAAGCATTACAAAGGTGGCTTATATTTAGTGCTCAGCGTTGCCCAACACAGTGAGACGAAGGAGAAGCTGGTCGCTTACATTCAGTTAAGTGGCGCTGCCGGCGCCAAGGTCTGGGTGCGACCTTACAAAATGTTCTTCGAGGAAGTTATCGCTGACGGCATTATGAAGCCGCGCTTTATGTATATCGGTGAGACGGTCGAGCCGGTCTTTGCTAAATTTTATGACCCGTTAGGCGGCTATAGTGGCGCTGACCGCGATGATAGCCATTAG
- the rplS gene encoding 50S ribosomal protein L19 translates to MESIVNSFASQFKKPAVVDVQSGDTVKVHQKIREGNKERVQIFQGLVIRTDNKGSHTSRITVRRIASGVGVEKSFLLHSPLIVQVEVTKRSKVRRNYLTYMRERTGKAARLTGLDFDKRAVNELPVAEETPVAEPAEETK, encoded by the coding sequence ATGGAATCAATCGTTAACTCATTTGCAAGTCAATTTAAAAAGCCGGCAGTCGTTGACGTCCAGAGCGGTGATACCGTCAAGGTGCACCAGAAGATTCGCGAAGGCAACAAAGAGCGTGTTCAGATCTTCCAGGGATTGGTTATTCGTACCGACAATAAAGGTTCGCACACCAGCCGCATCACTGTTCGTCGGATTGCCAGCGGCGTTGGTGTCGAAAAGAGCTTCTTACTACACAGCCCGCTTATTGTGCAGGTTGAAGTGACGAAGCGTAGCAAAGTCCGCCGTAACTACCTTACGTACATGCGTGAGCGTACTGGCAAGGCTGCCCGCTTGACTGGCCTTGATTTCGACAAGCGCGCTGTCAATGAATTGCCCGTCGCCGAAGAAACGCCTGTTGCTGAGCCAGCTGAAGAAACCAAGTAG
- a CDS encoding GspE/PulE family protein, translating to MSQDARSDEELATQRRARILNLSYVDTSKIADKQLYKDLLTEPQIREYRIVPLQADKSNVLFGITTTTSQQTMNAIKAHFNSQRITFAIISENGFRDYLRLYNPPKQITYEDVSLGTTTDLDLIKSVSATLEQVLSDDVLAYLVKQAYRLKASDIHMENEKDDVRIRFRVDGVLHSIARLSPSKYKQLMSSMAIVANMSTASPDPQSGHINQEYAMATGEKVTVNLRVETVPTIYGQDVVMRLFNLKLEMLNLDGLGLSVRERSVVDDIISHPTGMVLVVGPTGSGKTTTLYSLITTLNSDERKIITLEDPVEYYIPGVVQIPVQGDHNTSGFADKLRAVLRLDPDTLMVGEIRDQDTARTALQAALTGHLVLSTFHASSAAAALTRMIDFVGVNPLFASAIRLIMAQRLIRRLDDATKVAFQPDDGLRAQLQTVVDSLPPGVDRPDLSQLTLYKAGTSPANPYGYTGQFPIREQLQMTSGVQQLLRMPPGQVTTDMIEQKAVEEGMITMLQDGVLKVINGDTTLEEVYRVVG from the coding sequence ATGAGCCAAGACGCACGATCTGACGAGGAATTAGCTACCCAGCGCCGGGCACGTATACTTAATCTATCATATGTTGATACGTCAAAGATTGCCGATAAGCAACTTTACAAAGATTTGCTGACTGAACCCCAGATCCGTGAATACCGCATCGTGCCATTGCAGGCCGACAAATCAAACGTGCTGTTTGGTATCACGACGACGACATCGCAGCAGACGATGAATGCCATCAAGGCTCATTTCAATAGTCAGCGCATTACCTTTGCTATTATCTCTGAAAATGGATTTCGGGATTACTTACGGCTTTATAATCCGCCAAAACAAATTACCTACGAAGATGTATCGCTCGGTACGACGACAGACCTCGATCTGATCAAAAGCGTATCTGCAACCTTGGAGCAAGTGCTATCAGATGATGTTCTAGCCTATCTCGTCAAACAGGCCTACCGGCTCAAAGCCTCGGATATTCACATGGAAAATGAAAAAGATGATGTCCGGATCCGCTTTCGGGTTGACGGCGTGCTGCATTCCATCGCCCGGCTGAGTCCTAGCAAATACAAACAATTGATGTCCAGCATGGCGATTGTTGCCAACATGTCGACAGCTTCACCCGACCCGCAGAGCGGTCACATCAACCAGGAATATGCCATGGCAACTGGCGAAAAAGTAACCGTTAATCTTCGCGTAGAAACGGTACCGACGATTTACGGACAGGACGTCGTCATGCGCCTGTTTAATCTAAAACTGGAAATGCTCAATTTGGACGGCCTCGGGCTGTCAGTCCGTGAGCGCAGTGTCGTCGACGATATCATCAGCCATCCGACGGGTATGGTGCTGGTGGTGGGCCCGACTGGATCCGGTAAGACGACGACTTTGTACTCGCTGATAACGACGCTTAACTCCGATGAACGCAAGATCATAACTCTAGAAGATCCAGTCGAATATTACATTCCAGGCGTCGTGCAGATACCGGTGCAGGGCGATCACAACACGTCCGGCTTTGCCGATAAGCTTCGGGCTGTCCTGCGGCTTGATCCGGACACCTTGATGGTAGGTGAAATCCGCGATCAGGACACTGCCCGGACGGCGCTGCAGGCTGCCCTGACAGGTCACCTCGTCCTCAGTACTTTCCACGCCTCATCGGCAGCAGCGGCATTAACCCGGATGATTGACTTTGTCGGTGTCAATCCGCTGTTTGCTTCGGCGATACGCCTGATCATGGCCCAGCGCTTGATACGCCGGCTCGACGACGCTACCAAAGTTGCCTTTCAGCCTGATGACGGCCTGCGAGCGCAGCTGCAGACTGTCGTCGATTCGCTGCCGCCCGGTGTCGACCGTCCGGACCTGAGCCAGCTAACGCTATACAAAGCCGGTACGTCACCCGCCAATCCTTACGGCTATACCGGCCAGTTCCCGATACGTGAGCAACTGCAGATGACATCGGGCGTTCAGCAACTGCTTCGCATGCCGCCTGGACAAGTGACAACTGACATGATTGAGCAAAAGGCTGTCGAAGAAGGTATGATCACCATGTTGCAGGACGGCGTCCTCAAGGTCATCAATGGCGACACAACACTCGAAGAAGTCTATCGTGTTGTTGGCTGA
- a CDS encoding TrmH family RNA methyltransferase codes for MAGSHHQNNPTSRKIILIAHNLRSCHNVGSLLRTAEGLGVNEVILSGYTPYPLRDENNDDRLPHIAHKIDKQIRKTALGAETMVAWRHEVNIQSIIDELRGDGWQLVAVEQAADAVDLPAFMPMGKVALVVGREVEGIEADILTAMDNIVEIPMSGRKESFNVVQAAAMALYHCRFTRL; via the coding sequence ATGGCCGGTAGCCACCACCAGAACAATCCGACAAGCCGGAAGATTATCCTCATCGCCCATAATTTACGAAGCTGTCATAATGTCGGCTCGCTGCTTCGAACCGCCGAAGGGCTCGGCGTCAACGAAGTCATCCTCAGCGGCTACACGCCATATCCGCTGCGTGACGAAAATAATGACGATCGGCTGCCCCACATAGCTCACAAAATTGATAAACAGATCCGCAAAACGGCACTTGGTGCTGAAACTATGGTAGCTTGGCGTCACGAAGTGAACATACAGAGCATTATAGATGAACTGCGCGGCGACGGTTGGCAGCTTGTCGCCGTGGAGCAAGCTGCTGATGCAGTCGACTTACCGGCGTTTATGCCAATGGGCAAAGTAGCGCTGGTCGTTGGACGCGAAGTTGAAGGTATCGAGGCTGATATACTGACCGCCATGGATAACATTGTCGAAATACCGATGTCCGGCCGCAAGGAATCGTTCAATGTCGTGCAGGCAGCGGCAATGGCATTGTACCACTGCCGTTTCACCCGCCTTTGA
- a CDS encoding CAP domain-containing protein translates to MALTTQRKPTAHHKKATGQHHRRSKHYLKAYSPYLPLLLVVLIGLAINSFWASRTQVLGAATTLSANELLQDTNIERSRLQQPDLIINPKLNAAAQAKANDMVQRDYWSHNAPDGTTPWSFVESSGYEYQAAGENLAFGFMNAQTILAGWMNSPEHRANVLNSNYADVGFGITTAENFQGQGRTTVVVAIYGRPISANLGVTATVSGTESAATTQPYRNVSRIELLTGGVAPWSFALLTAITLLALAFLVFRHAIAWHRMLIKSENFVLHHKTLDVIVLSLLVGSVILTRTAGYIN, encoded by the coding sequence ATGGCTCTGACAACTCAGCGTAAACCAACCGCCCATCACAAAAAAGCCACCGGCCAGCACCACCGCCGCAGCAAGCACTATCTGAAGGCGTATTCGCCGTACCTGCCGCTGCTGCTCGTCGTCCTCATCGGACTAGCTATCAACAGCTTTTGGGCATCACGGACACAGGTCCTCGGTGCTGCGACCACCTTGTCAGCCAATGAACTATTGCAGGACACCAACATTGAACGTTCACGGCTGCAGCAGCCTGACCTAATCATCAATCCCAAGCTCAATGCCGCTGCCCAGGCCAAAGCCAATGACATGGTGCAGCGTGATTACTGGTCGCACAATGCGCCGGACGGCACGACGCCGTGGAGTTTTGTCGAGAGCAGTGGCTATGAGTATCAGGCTGCTGGCGAAAATCTGGCATTTGGATTTATGAACGCTCAGACCATTCTGGCGGGTTGGATGAACAGTCCGGAGCACCGGGCCAATGTCCTAAACAGCAATTATGCAGACGTCGGCTTTGGTATTACGACTGCCGAAAACTTCCAAGGACAAGGTCGTACAACCGTCGTCGTGGCTATATATGGCCGACCAATATCAGCAAATCTTGGTGTCACGGCTACCGTTAGCGGCACGGAGAGCGCGGCCACAACACAGCCCTACCGCAATGTTTCACGGATTGAGCTACTGACTGGTGGCGTCGCACCCTGGAGCTTTGCCCTACTCACGGCCATAACACTGCTGGCGCTGGCTTTCCTGGTATTCCGTCACGCTATCGCCTGGCATCGTATGCTCATCAAAAGCGAAAACTTCGTACTACACCACAAGACCTTGGATGTTATCGTACTCAGCCTTCTCGTCGGCAGCGTCATACTAACGCGCACAGCTGGTTATATCAACTAG